From a region of the uncultured Draconibacterium sp. genome:
- a CDS encoding sugar kinase has translation MTKKLITFGEVMMRLSPPGYSKFSQATSFELVYGGGEANVAISCAYLGMKAAHVTRFPDNALGKAATQFLRQHWLSTEHVFYGGDKMGMYFLEKGAVHRPSEVIYEREGSAFSLIEPSMIDWEDVLKDADWFHWTGITPAISEGTAMCCLDAIKTANKMGVTVSGDINSRKNMWKYGKTMHEVMPELVQNCDIVITSSTEIHEMFGLGTPGGKFRVSAKALMETFPRIKKVVGKNRESVSASHQQIQGKMWNGKEYIKTEILDITHVIDRVGTGDAFASGLIYGLMHYDDVEALNFASAACALKHTVPGDVNMVSLENVLSLMEGDTSGALRR, from the coding sequence ATGACAAAAAAACTAATAACATTTGGCGAAGTAATGATGCGGTTATCACCTCCGGGCTATTCAAAGTTTTCGCAAGCTACGTCTTTCGAACTTGTATATGGAGGTGGCGAAGCAAATGTGGCAATTTCTTGTGCCTATCTTGGAATGAAAGCGGCTCACGTAACACGTTTCCCCGATAATGCCCTTGGGAAAGCTGCAACTCAATTTCTTCGCCAGCATTGGCTAAGCACCGAACATGTTTTTTATGGCGGTGATAAAATGGGCATGTATTTTCTGGAAAAAGGGGCAGTACACCGGCCCAGCGAAGTGATTTACGAACGCGAAGGTTCGGCTTTCTCTTTAATTGAGCCGTCGATGATAGATTGGGAAGATGTTCTGAAGGATGCCGATTGGTTTCATTGGACAGGTATTACGCCCGCAATTTCTGAAGGTACTGCAATGTGTTGTCTCGATGCAATTAAAACCGCGAACAAGATGGGTGTCACGGTCTCTGGAGATATAAATTCGCGCAAAAATATGTGGAAGTATGGTAAAACCATGCACGAAGTAATGCCCGAGCTGGTACAAAATTGTGACATAGTAATAACCAGCAGCACCGAAATTCATGAAATGTTCGGACTCGGTACTCCGGGAGGAAAATTTCGGGTTTCGGCTAAAGCTTTGATGGAAACTTTCCCGAGGATTAAAAAAGTGGTTGGGAAAAACAGGGAATCAGTAAGTGCTTCTCACCAGCAAATACAAGGTAAGATGTGGAACGGGAAGGAATATATTAAAACTGAAATATTAGACATTACCCACGTTATTGATCGCGTTGGTACCGGCGATGCCTTTGCATCTGGTCTGATCTACGGATTAATGCATTATGATGATGTTGAAGCCTTGAACTTTGCTTCAGCTGCTTGTGCACTAAAACATACTGTTCCCGGTGACGTAAATATGGTATCCCTGGAAAACGTGCTTAGTTTAATGGAAGGAGACACCTCCGGAGCACTTCGAAGGTAA
- a CDS encoding polysaccharide lyase family 7 protein yields the protein MKVKKTIPIYQSILIIGFVVLVNSCSNTAKESKKKEAEETIYASEVIPFFEHWNLILGDGSNVGQAIDYEHKDYFYTANDEQGNWVVFKSPNAGDTHGTSNNTRTELAQLKKWYPATADDKLTATLKVMNVSATGDARVAASYAVVVGQIHSADGHENEPLKIFYKKFPGHSKGSVFWHYEINTAGDDNAGRWDYSTAVWGYDFSVVGSEVNTFPEESEDGIALGEEFSYEIKVKDGMMYLTFTSEGHEPKTFTKNLIKSEYIKTADIPEQTQNLFVPIGQDGVERENAYAGEGCFFKLGCYNQTNGLSPEVNKNWCSGAETFGGDIQKQYETGNYAEVWFKTASITVSDEAVSNQGYFTKND from the coding sequence ATGAAAGTCAAAAAAACTATACCAATCTATCAATCTATTCTAATAATAGGTTTTGTCGTACTAGTAAATAGCTGTTCAAATACCGCTAAAGAATCCAAAAAAAAGGAAGCTGAAGAGACTATATATGCCAGTGAGGTTATTCCATTTTTCGAGCATTGGAATTTAATTTTGGGTGATGGATCAAATGTCGGTCAGGCAATTGACTATGAGCACAAAGATTACTTTTATACGGCTAACGACGAGCAAGGCAATTGGGTAGTCTTTAAATCACCTAATGCCGGAGATACACACGGAACTTCGAACAATACAAGAACCGAGTTGGCCCAATTAAAAAAATGGTATCCTGCAACTGCTGATGATAAGTTAACAGCCACACTTAAAGTAATGAATGTATCGGCGACCGGTGATGCCAGAGTTGCTGCTTCGTATGCCGTTGTTGTGGGACAAATTCATAGTGCCGATGGGCATGAGAACGAACCGCTTAAAATCTTTTACAAAAAATTCCCTGGTCATTCCAAAGGTTCGGTCTTTTGGCATTATGAAATTAATACTGCAGGTGATGATAATGCCGGACGATGGGATTATTCAACCGCTGTTTGGGGCTACGACTTCTCTGTTGTTGGTAGTGAAGTAAATACCTTCCCGGAAGAATCTGAGGATGGTATTGCTTTGGGTGAAGAATTTAGTTACGAAATAAAGGTGAAAGATGGTATGATGTACTTAACTTTTACCAGCGAAGGGCATGAACCCAAAACTTTTACAAAAAACTTAATAAAATCAGAATATATAAAAACGGCTGATATTCCTGAGCAAACTCAAAATCTGTTTGTACCAATTGGTCAGGATGGAGTAGAACGTGAAAATGCCTATGCTGGTGAAGGTTGTTTCTTTAAACTGGGTTGTTACAATCAAACCAATGGATTATCTCCCGAGGTAAATAAAAACTGGTGTTCGGGTGCTGAAACGTTTGGTGGCGATATTCAAAAACAGTATGAAACTGGCAACTATGCTGAAGTTTGGTTTAAAACAGCAAGTATAACTGTAAGTGATGAAGCTGTGTCAAATCAAGGCTATTTCACTAAAAATGATTAG
- a CDS encoding bifunctional 4-hydroxy-2-oxoglutarate aldolase/2-dehydro-3-deoxy-phosphogluconate aldolase, which produces MARFSRIEVALKMKETGMVPVFYHQDIEVCKAVVKACYDGGARVFEFTNRGDFATLLFAELNKWSIEHCPEMIMGVGSIVDEATAAMYIALGTNFVVAPLIDEATAKVCNKRKIAWSPGCGSVTEIGQAHELGAEVVKIFPGSQVGGPSFVKAVKGPMPWASIMPTGGVSPTEENLKGWFNAGVTCVGMGSQLFPKEVLAEKNYGYITDKCTEVLEIINRLKK; this is translated from the coding sequence ATGGCAAGATTTTCAAGAATAGAAGTAGCATTAAAGATGAAAGAAACCGGCATGGTTCCGGTGTTTTATCATCAGGATATAGAAGTATGTAAGGCTGTTGTAAAAGCCTGTTACGATGGTGGAGCGCGAGTATTCGAGTTCACTAATCGCGGCGATTTTGCCACACTGCTTTTTGCAGAATTAAATAAATGGAGTATTGAACATTGCCCGGAGATGATTATGGGGGTAGGTTCGATTGTAGACGAAGCCACAGCAGCCATGTACATTGCTTTGGGGACCAACTTTGTTGTGGCTCCTTTAATTGATGAAGCCACAGCAAAAGTCTGTAACAAGCGCAAAATTGCCTGGAGTCCGGGTTGTGGTTCGGTTACCGAGATTGGCCAGGCACACGAGCTGGGAGCCGAGGTTGTAAAAATATTCCCAGGTTCTCAGGTGGGCGGACCAAGCTTTGTAAAAGCCGTGAAAGGACCAATGCCTTGGGCCAGTATTATGCCAACCGGAGGTGTTTCTCCAACAGAAGAGAATTTAAAAGGATGGTTTAACGCTGGAGTTACTTGTGTAGGAATGGGATCGCAACTTTTCCCAAAAGAGGTATTGGCAGAAAAGAACTACGGCTACATTACGGATAAATGTACCGAGGTTCTGGAAATCATCAACCGGTTGAAAAAATAG